The following are encoded together in the Pontibacter liquoris genome:
- a CDS encoding ArsR/SmtB family transcription factor: MKSLLSRIESKKIDKAAAMLKVLAHPKRLAIVDLLGKEDKMTVTEIYKYLDLPQAIASQHLITLKDKGVLSSFKVGTKIYYSLAIPKLIDVIDCLEECCIDI; the protein is encoded by the coding sequence ATGAAAAGTTTATTATCGAGGATTGAATCGAAGAAAATAGATAAGGCAGCGGCTATGCTCAAAGTACTGGCCCACCCGAAACGACTCGCTATTGTGGATTTGCTGGGCAAGGAGGACAAAATGACTGTAACTGAGATATATAAGTATCTTGACTTGCCTCAAGCCATCGCTTCGCAGCACCTGATCACCCTCAAAGACAAAGGCGTACTGTCTTCTTTTAAGGTTGGTACCAAGATTTATTACTCGCTCGCTATCCCGAAGCTGATCGACGTGATCGACTGCCTGGAGGAATGCTGTATCGACATTTAA
- a CDS encoding anhydro-N-acetylmuramic acid kinase — translation METYHVIGLMSGTSLDGVDIALCRFTYKNENWIYNILHTTTLIYSDAWIDSLRGAETASARELIALDHTYGAYLGQQVQAFLQQHAIRPDFVASHGHTIFHQPEQHVSFQLGNGAYLAANAQLPVVCDFRTLDIALGGQGAPLVPIGDELLFSAYDFCINLGGIANVSYAQNGQRLAFDISACNMLLNTLANSLGMPYDEDGQTARSGALLPDLLHALNAPLYFQQAPPKSLGKEWVLANSLQQLAAHPGTVADKLHTVCHHIAQQVKQALPVLHQGQQRVLLTGGGAFNLYLTELIGQYLGSAYRVEVPEPEVVSFKEALIFAFLGVLRWRGEHNCLRSVTGAAHDNCGGAIYLP, via the coding sequence ATGGAGACCTATCACGTTATCGGCCTTATGTCTGGCACCTCTCTGGACGGAGTAGACATAGCACTATGTAGATTTACGTATAAAAACGAAAATTGGATATATAATATACTACATACTACTACACTAATATATTCCGATGCCTGGATTGATTCCCTGCGCGGAGCCGAAACCGCCAGCGCCCGGGAACTCATTGCCCTTGACCATACCTATGGCGCATACTTAGGCCAACAGGTGCAGGCGTTTTTGCAACAACACGCGATTCGCCCTGATTTTGTTGCCTCTCATGGCCATACTATTTTTCACCAGCCCGAACAGCACGTCTCTTTTCAGCTCGGAAACGGCGCCTACCTGGCAGCCAATGCTCAACTGCCGGTTGTCTGCGACTTCCGCACACTGGACATTGCCTTGGGTGGCCAGGGTGCCCCGCTCGTACCCATCGGCGACGAGCTGCTGTTTAGCGCCTACGATTTCTGCATCAACCTGGGCGGCATTGCCAACGTGTCCTACGCTCAGAACGGCCAACGCCTGGCTTTTGATATAAGCGCCTGCAATATGTTATTAAACACCCTGGCCAACAGCCTGGGCATGCCTTATGACGAAGATGGCCAGACGGCCCGGTCCGGCGCGCTGCTGCCCGACCTGCTGCACGCGTTAAATGCGCCGCTATACTTTCAGCAGGCACCGCCAAAATCGCTGGGCAAAGAATGGGTGCTGGCCAACAGCCTGCAGCAACTGGCAGCGCACCCGGGCACGGTGGCAGACAAGCTGCACACCGTTTGCCACCATATTGCCCAACAGGTAAAGCAGGCGCTGCCCGTATTGCATCAGGGGCAGCAGCGCGTGTTGCTGACAGGTGGCGGCGCTTTTAACTTATACTTAACAGAGCTGATCGGGCAGTACCTGGGCAGCGCCTACCGTGTGGAGGTGCCGGAGCCCGAAGTGGTAAGCTTTAAAGAGGCGCTTATTTTTGCGTTTCTGGGGGTGCTGCGCTGGCGTGGCGAGCACAACTGCCTGCGCTCAGTAACCGGGGCAGCCCACGACAATTGCGGAGGCGCTATTTACCTGCCTTAA